One window of the Caloenas nicobarica isolate bCalNic1 chromosome 20, bCalNic1.hap1, whole genome shotgun sequence genome contains the following:
- the TMCO1 gene encoding calcium load-activated calcium channel — protein MSTMFADTLLIVFISVCTALLAEGITWVLVYRTDKYKRLKAEVEKQSKKLEKKKETITESAGRQQKKKIERQEEKLKNNNRDLSMVRMKSMFAIGFCFTALMGMFNSIFDGRVVAKLPFIPLSYIQGLSHRNLLGEDYTDCSFIFLYILCTMSIRQNIQKMLGLAPSRAATKQAGGFLGPPPQAGKFS, from the exons ATGAGCACCATGTTCGCCGACACTCTCCTTATCGTCTTCATCTCCGTGTGCACCGCGCTGCTGGCCGAGG GTATAACTTGGGTGCTGGTATACCGAACAGACAAATACAAGAGATTAAAGGCTGAagtggaaaaacagagcaagaaat tggaaaagaagaaggaaacaatAACTGAATCAGCAGGCcgacagcagaaaaagaaaatag agagacaagaagagaaactgaagaaTAACAACAGGGACTTGTCAATG GTTCGGATGAAATCCATGTTTGCCATTGGCTTCTGCTTCACTGCCTTGATGGGAATGTTTAACTCAAT ATTTGATGGCCGAGTGGTGGCGAAGCTTCCGTTTATCCCCCTCTCATACATCCAAGGTCTCTCCCACCGCAACCTTCTAGGTGAGGATTACACCGACTGCTCCTTCATCTTCCTCTACATTCTCTGCACAATGTCGATCAGACAG AACATCCAGAAGATGCTCGGTCTTGCTCCTTCCCGGGCTGCCACCAAGCAAGCAGGGGGTTTCCTTGGCCCACCACCTCAGGCAGGGAAGTTCTCCTAA